One genomic region from Bufo bufo chromosome 3, aBufBuf1.1, whole genome shotgun sequence encodes:
- the LOC120993953 gene encoding chymotrypsin-like elastase family member 1, whose translation MLRFLVLAILVLGGYCHDDDIRYLEDNENGRVVGGTNAARNAWPWQVSLQYLSGGNWYHTCGASLIRANRVLTAAHCVDRTVSFRVGLGEYSLSANDGTEQYISVSSIRKHASWNTNNVAAGYDIAILSLASSATLNSAVKVATLPASGATLAHNYNCVVTGWGRLSTGGSLATILQQATLPVVAHSTCSLSSWWGSTVKTTMVCAGGDGVKSSCNGDSGGPLNCAVNGVYQVHGIVSFGSSLGCNYYRKPSVFTKVSSYIPWINSVSELDEHLDNAGSYSTAPTKVAITNCVHYTINKAV comes from the exons ATGCTCAGGTTTCTTGTTCTTGCAATTCTTGTTCTTGGCG GCTATTGTCATGATGATGACATCCGCTATCTTGAGGACAATGAAAATGGACGGGTGGTAGGAGGAACTAATGCAGCAAGGAACGCCTGGCCCTGGCAG gtttctcttcagtatctgtctgGCGGCAATTGGTACCACACTTGTGGGGCTTCCCTGATCCGTGCTAACCGCGTGCTGACCGCTGCTCACTGCGTGGACag AACTGTTTCCTTCCGTGTGGGCCTTGGAGAATACAGTCTTAGTGCTAACGATGGCACTGAACAGTACATTTCAGTCTCTTCCATCAGGAAACACGCTAGCTGGAACACCAACAATGTTGCTGCTGG ATATGATATTGCTATCCTGTCGCTGGCTTCCAGTGCTACCCTGAACAGTGCCGTAAAAGTGGCCACTTTGCCAGCAAGTGGCGCTACCCTGGCCCACAACTACAACTGTGTCGTTACTGGATGGGGAAGACTCAGCA CTGGTGGATCTCTTGCAACTATTCTCCAGCAAGCCACTCTGCCCGTCGTTGCCCACTCAACCTGCTCTCTCAGCTCTTGGTGGGGTAGTACTGTCAAGACCACCATGGTCTGCGCTGGTGGAGATGGAGTCAAGTCTTCCTGCAAT ggtgattccGGTGGACCCCTTAACTGCGCTGTCAATGGTGTGTACCAAGTCCATGGTATTGTCAGCTTTGGTTCTTCTCTTGGATGCAACTACTACCGGAAACCATCCGTATTTACCAAAGTCTCCTCTTACATCCCCTGGATCAACAGCGTAAGTGAACTAGATGAACATT TGGACAATGCTGGTAGCTACAGCACTGCTCCCACTAAAGTTGCGATTACCAACTGCGTCCACTACACAATCAACAAAGCTGTGTAG